A genomic segment from Candidatus Viadribacter manganicus encodes:
- a CDS encoding ArsR/SmtB family transcription factor: MQISERLDLTFSALADPTRRAILARLATGEASVQELSEPFEMSQPAISKHLKVLERAGLISVDIDAQRRPRRLEPKRLEEAVDWIERYREIFEQNYLRLDALLEELQTKPTKRKRKKD, encoded by the coding sequence ATGCAAATATCCGAACGCCTCGATCTGACCTTCTCTGCGCTCGCGGACCCCACCCGGCGCGCGATCTTGGCGCGGCTGGCGACGGGTGAGGCGTCGGTTCAAGAGCTTTCAGAGCCATTCGAGATGAGTCAGCCCGCCATCTCCAAACACCTCAAGGTGCTCGAGCGTGCTGGGCTCATTTCGGTCGACATCGATGCCCAGCGGCGGCCGCGCCGCTTGGAGCCGAAACGACTGGAGGAAGCCGTGGATTGGATCGAGCGTTACCGCGAAATCTTCGAGCAGAACTACCTGCGTCTCGATGCGCTGCTCGAAGAGCTGCAGACAAAACCCACGAAACGAAAACGAAAAAAAGACTGA
- a CDS encoding DNA alkylation repair protein: MVEGKGEFVKRAAFALLASCALHKQGADEQILRGLELIERQVSHERNFVKKAANWALRAIGGKASPKLRAGARAIAKHLAESESATARWNGKDALRAFAKGGK, from the coding sequence ATGGTCGAAGGCAAAGGTGAGTTCGTGAAGCGGGCGGCTTTTGCGTTGCTCGCGAGTTGCGCTCTTCACAAGCAAGGTGCCGACGAACAAATCCTGCGCGGGCTTGAGCTCATCGAGCGCCAAGTGTCGCACGAGCGCAACTTCGTGAAGAAGGCCGCGAACTGGGCGCTGCGTGCGATCGGGGGCAAAGCGAGCCCGAAGCTGCGCGCTGGCGCGCGTGCGATCGCGAAGCATCTCGCTGAATCGGAAAGCGCAACAGCACGGTGGAACGGCAAGGATGCACTGCGCGCCTTCGCCAAGGGAGGAAAGTGA
- a CDS encoding DUF1801 domain-containing protein: MPAKHAEAYFAKLSADKRATLEKVRRAIRAAAPNAEEGMSYGIPAFIQGKPIAGYSASARHCSYFPMSGAITAQFEDELAKYEVSKGGFNFPIGKPPAAALIRKLVKARIAEIAAARSTKKIAAADDELADYLKALKHPLKKEIEAVRLVILGVSPAISEGIKWNVPSFRTEKEWFATFNVRAQESVQLIFHLGAKKRSDLKAIKLSDPRGLVKWLGKDRAMVTLGAGRDVLANRKALEAIVRAWIKHL; encoded by the coding sequence ATGCCAGCCAAGCATGCGGAGGCCTATTTCGCCAAGCTGAGCGCCGACAAACGCGCGACGCTTGAGAAGGTGCGCAGGGCGATCCGCGCTGCGGCGCCGAATGCGGAAGAGGGCATGAGTTACGGCATCCCCGCTTTCATTCAGGGCAAGCCGATTGCGGGGTATTCGGCGAGCGCGCGGCACTGCTCTTACTTTCCGATGAGCGGTGCAATCACGGCGCAATTCGAGGATGAACTGGCCAAGTATGAGGTCAGCAAAGGCGGCTTCAATTTTCCGATCGGCAAGCCGCCGGCCGCAGCGCTGATACGCAAGTTGGTCAAAGCACGGATTGCAGAGATCGCTGCGGCGCGATCTACGAAAAAGATCGCGGCCGCGGATGACGAACTTGCGGACTATCTCAAAGCGCTGAAGCATCCGCTCAAAAAGGAAATTGAGGCGGTTCGGCTCGTCATTCTCGGGGTTAGTCCAGCCATCAGTGAAGGCATCAAGTGGAACGTGCCGAGCTTCCGCACCGAGAAGGAATGGTTCGCAACGTTTAATGTGAGGGCTCAGGAAAGCGTGCAGCTGATCTTTCATCTGGGCGCGAAGAAGCGGTCAGATCTGAAGGCGATCAAACTCTCCGATCCGCGTGGCCTCGTGAAATGGCTCGGCAAGGACCGCGCTATGGTGACTCTGGGTGCGGGCCGCGACGTCCTGGCCAATCGCAAAGCGCTGGAGGCCATCGTTCGCGCATGGATCAAGCACCTCTGA
- a CDS encoding tetratricopeptide repeat protein — translation MRRLLVLAASACLAACATVPTTPVAESRAYADFLIGRVANARSDHSAAADRYFSALARNPGDQSLVEGALVSSLASGDVERARRAARLADRNDAPAYAHIVRAADALIAQRYTQASTELDRAQGTAAEELIARMVANWASAGAGDSGGIAADLAPLASIRPYGGLFAYQQAMVLDYAGQQSEALAAYNLAAQGGLWLPTGVGRHADLLLRSGQRDQALALLSGDGTSGNPALAAMRAQIEAGQPAALERLTPARGAATAVYGMSAIFRQEHDATNSLAALTLALILDPGFDGARLAMAQQQAELGHIDVARRVVGEINPASPYAASAQTLEAWIVFDSGDKDGGIALAREAAAAGDARSRRALADMYRGASRFAESEPLYSELIAAQPNEWRSYFSRGAARERLGRWPEAEADFRRALELSPDQPDVLNYLGYAWVDRGENLQEGLAMIRRAAEIRPMSGAIIDSLGWAYYRLGDYTQAVDWLEAAVRLEPADPTLNDHLGDVYWRLNRRIEARFQWTRAAGLNPDNPDAIRQKIENGLPDETAPQSANR, via the coding sequence GTGCGCAGGCTCTTAGTGCTGGCCGCGAGCGCGTGCCTCGCCGCATGCGCCACCGTGCCGACCACGCCAGTTGCAGAGTCGCGTGCGTACGCGGACTTCCTGATTGGCCGTGTTGCAAACGCACGCTCGGATCATAGCGCGGCGGCGGATCGCTATTTTTCCGCGTTGGCGCGCAATCCCGGCGATCAATCGCTGGTGGAAGGCGCGCTCGTCTCGTCGCTGGCTTCCGGCGATGTCGAGCGCGCGCGACGCGCTGCGCGTTTGGCGGATCGCAATGATGCGCCGGCGTATGCGCACATCGTTCGCGCCGCCGATGCGCTGATTGCTCAACGTTATACGCAAGCTAGCACCGAGCTTGATCGCGCTCAGGGAACCGCGGCCGAAGAATTGATCGCGCGCATGGTCGCGAATTGGGCAAGCGCCGGCGCGGGTGATAGCGGCGGCATTGCTGCTGATTTGGCGCCGCTGGCGTCGATCCGTCCTTACGGTGGCTTATTCGCATATCAGCAGGCAATGGTGCTGGATTATGCGGGCCAGCAGAGTGAGGCGCTCGCGGCTTATAATCTCGCGGCGCAGGGTGGTCTGTGGCTTCCGACTGGCGTCGGCCGTCACGCGGATTTGTTGCTGCGCTCCGGTCAGCGTGATCAAGCGTTGGCCTTGCTCAGCGGCGATGGCACGAGTGGCAATCCGGCCCTTGCGGCGATGCGTGCGCAGATCGAGGCTGGTCAGCCTGCCGCCTTGGAACGGCTCACGCCAGCGCGTGGTGCGGCGACTGCTGTCTACGGCATGAGTGCGATCTTTCGCCAGGAGCACGACGCTACGAACAGCCTCGCGGCGTTGACCTTGGCGTTGATCCTAGATCCCGGTTTCGACGGCGCGCGCCTGGCGATGGCGCAGCAACAGGCAGAGCTTGGTCATATTGATGTCGCGCGCCGTGTTGTCGGTGAGATCAATCCTGCCTCGCCCTATGCGGCGAGCGCACAAACGCTGGAAGCTTGGATCGTTTTCGATAGTGGCGACAAGGATGGCGGCATCGCTTTGGCCCGCGAGGCTGCTGCTGCGGGCGATGCGCGCTCGCGTCGTGCGCTCGCGGACATGTATCGCGGCGCCAGCCGGTTTGCGGAATCAGAGCCGCTTTATAGCGAGTTGATCGCAGCGCAGCCTAATGAGTGGCGTTCGTACTTCTCACGCGGCGCTGCGCGCGAGCGTCTCGGGCGGTGGCCGGAGGCTGAAGCCGATTTCCGCCGCGCGCTGGAGCTTTCGCCGGATCAGCCGGACGTATTGAACTATCTTGGTTATGCCTGGGTCGATCGCGGCGAGAACCTTCAAGAGGGGCTCGCGATGATCCGCCGTGCAGCCGAGATCAGGCCGATGTCGGGCGCGATCATCGATAGCTTGGGGTGGGCGTATTACCGCTTGGGTGATTACACTCAGGCCGTTGATTGGCTTGAAGCCGCGGTGCGTCTTGAGCCTGCCGATCCCACGCTCAACGATCATTTGGGCGACGTCTACTGGCGCTTGAACAGGCGCATTGAAGCGCGCTTTCAGTGGACTCGCGCCGCAGGCTTGAATCCAGATAACCCGGACGCGATCCGTCAGAAAATTGAAAACGGCCTGCCAGACGAGACGGCGCCGCAATCGGCAAATCGATGA
- a CDS encoding VOC family protein, with protein MFEKVAFTMYSVTDPARARDFYENTLGLKLGSHGSHGVMHWIEFDLPGGGCLALTNATGQAPGGGGMVAFEVADLDAVIADLKAKGVTFKSDIIKVRAAE; from the coding sequence ATGTTCGAGAAGGTGGCATTCACGATGTACTCAGTCACCGATCCCGCCAGGGCGCGTGACTTTTATGAAAACACTCTGGGCCTCAAGCTCGGCAGTCACGGCAGCCACGGCGTCATGCACTGGATCGAGTTCGATCTGCCGGGCGGTGGCTGTCTTGCGCTCACCAACGCGACGGGTCAGGCGCCGGGCGGCGGCGGCATGGTGGCGTTTGAGGTCGCGGACCTCGACGCAGTGATCGCGGACCTCAAGGCCAAGGGCGTGACGTTCAAGAGCGATATAATCAAGGTCCGCGCTGCCGAATGA
- a CDS encoding SRPBCC family protein: MPIEVTQPSDREVRVVRTFKAPRQLVWDAHTKPELIKKWMLGPPGWDMPVCEIDARVGGAYRWRWRSQADGKEFGFFGKFTEVNEPGRIAHTQHYDPGDIGGSMESGEPALISTEYTEANGVTTLTMIMKFASKEIRDGAVSTGMTDGMEIGYARLDDMFKKAA; this comes from the coding sequence ATGCCAATCGAAGTCACACAACCAAGCGACCGCGAAGTTCGGGTCGTGCGCACATTCAAAGCGCCGCGCCAACTCGTTTGGGATGCGCACACCAAGCCGGAGCTGATCAAGAAGTGGATGCTGGGTCCACCAGGTTGGGACATGCCGGTTTGTGAGATCGATGCGCGCGTTGGCGGCGCCTATCGCTGGCGCTGGCGTAGTCAGGCTGATGGCAAGGAATTCGGCTTTTTCGGCAAGTTCACGGAGGTGAACGAGCCGGGACGCATTGCGCACACGCAGCACTACGATCCGGGCGATATTGGAGGCTCTATGGAGAGCGGCGAGCCTGCGCTCATTAGCACCGAGTACACCGAGGCCAATGGTGTGACGACGCTGACGATGATCATGAAGTTCGCCTCGAAGGAAATCCGCGACGGCGCGGTTTCGACCGGCATGACCGACGGCATGGAAATTGGCTACGCGCGCCTCGATGATATGTTCAAGAAAGCCGCTTGA
- a CDS encoding 4-(cytidine 5'-diphospho)-2-C-methyl-D-erythritol kinase yields the protein MSVRVFAPAKINLTLEVGRPRADGYHLLQSAVAFAGVGDWIEAAPAETLSLTVKGPFATALGVSDDNLVLRAARLLDGARGAALTLEKNLPIASGIGGGSSDAAATLLALNELWGLGKTVDELAALSASLGADVPVCVHRRGAWMTGVGEVVEPIDVPDLNAVLVNPGKPLPTPPVYRRFDDLALGLMLPDRDAPAWRDGAAVVADMLAWGNNLESPAAALMPELGDLLEMLRADPRSSCAALSGSGATCFAIAKSAADAHALAADLGARNRDWWVCATTLGRA from the coding sequence ATGAGCGTGCGCGTCTTCGCCCCGGCGAAGATCAATCTGACGCTTGAGGTCGGCCGCCCGCGCGCCGATGGCTATCATCTGCTGCAAAGTGCTGTTGCGTTTGCAGGTGTTGGCGATTGGATTGAAGCTGCGCCCGCCGAGACGCTATCGCTCACCGTAAAGGGGCCGTTTGCGACCGCGCTCGGCGTCAGCGACGATAATTTGGTGTTGCGCGCCGCTCGCTTGCTCGACGGCGCGCGCGGTGCGGCGCTGACGCTCGAGAAGAACCTTCCAATCGCCTCGGGCATTGGCGGTGGCTCTTCAGATGCAGCGGCGACGTTGTTGGCTTTGAATGAGCTTTGGGGCTTGGGCAAAACAGTCGACGAGCTGGCGGCGCTTTCGGCTTCGCTCGGAGCGGATGTGCCCGTGTGTGTGCACAGGCGCGGCGCGTGGATGACCGGCGTCGGCGAAGTGGTTGAGCCGATCGATGTTCCTGACCTCAACGCGGTGCTGGTGAACCCCGGCAAGCCGCTGCCGACGCCGCCGGTCTATCGACGCTTCGATGACTTGGCGTTGGGGCTGATGTTGCCCGATCGCGACGCGCCGGCGTGGAGGGATGGCGCAGCCGTCGTTGCCGATATGCTGGCGTGGGGGAACAATCTGGAGTCGCCGGCCGCCGCGTTGATGCCGGAACTCGGTGATCTGCTGGAGATGCTCCGTGCGGATCCGCGCAGCTCTTGCGCCGCGCTTTCGGGGAGTGGCGCTACGTGTTTTGCGATCGCCAAGAGCGCCGCCGACGCGCATGCGCTTGCGGCAGACCTTGGCGCACGCAACCGTGATTGGTGGGTGTGCGCAACAACACTGGGCCGCGCTTGA
- a CDS encoding electron transfer flavoprotein-ubiquinone oxidoreductase: MAEEAPEREAMEYDVVIVGAGPAGLSAAIRLKQLAAAAGSEVSVAVLEKGAEVGAHILSGAVIDPCSLNELIPDWKERGAPLETLVADDQFKILGPAGAASLPMFLMPPLFSNHGNYIVSLSNVTKWLAAQAEELGVEIYPGMAASEPVFDESGALKGVVAGVFGIGKDGHKKPDYQPGMELHGKYVFIAEGVRGSLAKVLMSKYGLADKSQPQKFGIGIKELWEVPKEQHKPGLVLHTVGWPLDDKTGGGSFMYHFGDRQVYVGYVVHLNYKNPYISPFDVFQQHKLHPEIRTHIEGGKRLAYGARAITEGGFQSVPRLAFPGGALIGCSAGFVNVPRIKGSHNAMKSGMLAAQAAFEALKHGRQRDTLEAYDESYLDSSIRKDLFGVRNAKPMLTRFGTFWGGVVGMFDMWTTTMLGGFSFFGTLKHGKADYASLDKAKKHTPIAYPKADGVLTFDKLSSVYLSNTNHEEDQPSHLTLKDPTIPIRVNLPEYAEPATRYCPAGVYEVLYDEAGGNPRFQINAQNCVHCKTCDIKDPSQNINWVTPEGGGGPNYANM, translated from the coding sequence ATGGCCGAGGAAGCCCCAGAACGCGAAGCGATGGAGTACGATGTCGTCATCGTTGGCGCGGGGCCTGCCGGCCTTTCCGCTGCGATACGCCTGAAGCAACTCGCCGCCGCGGCTGGAAGTGAAGTCAGTGTCGCGGTTTTGGAAAAGGGCGCTGAGGTTGGCGCTCACATCCTCTCCGGCGCAGTGATCGACCCATGCTCGCTGAACGAGCTCATCCCGGATTGGAAAGAGCGCGGCGCGCCTCTGGAGACGTTGGTCGCCGACGACCAGTTCAAGATTTTGGGGCCTGCTGGCGCAGCGTCCTTGCCGATGTTCCTGATGCCGCCGTTGTTCAGCAATCACGGCAATTATATCGTCTCGTTGTCGAACGTGACGAAGTGGCTGGCCGCGCAAGCTGAAGAGCTCGGCGTTGAGATCTATCCGGGCATGGCCGCGTCGGAGCCGGTGTTCGATGAAAGCGGAGCGCTCAAGGGCGTTGTCGCGGGCGTATTCGGCATCGGCAAGGACGGACACAAAAAGCCGGACTATCAGCCCGGCATGGAATTGCACGGCAAGTACGTGTTTATCGCCGAAGGCGTGCGCGGCTCGCTGGCGAAGGTGTTGATGAGCAAATACGGGCTCGCCGACAAGTCGCAGCCCCAGAAGTTCGGTATCGGCATCAAGGAACTTTGGGAGGTGCCGAAGGAGCAGCACAAGCCAGGCTTGGTGTTGCACACCGTCGGTTGGCCGCTTGACGACAAGACGGGCGGCGGCTCGTTCATGTATCACTTCGGCGATCGCCAAGTATATGTCGGGTACGTCGTCCACCTGAACTACAAGAACCCCTACATTTCGCCGTTTGACGTGTTCCAGCAGCACAAACTGCATCCGGAAATTCGCACCCACATCGAGGGCGGAAAGCGTTTGGCGTACGGCGCGCGCGCGATCACCGAAGGTGGCTTCCAATCCGTGCCGCGTCTCGCGTTTCCGGGCGGCGCATTGATTGGGTGTTCGGCGGGTTTCGTGAACGTGCCGCGCATCAAGGGCAGCCACAACGCCATGAAGTCCGGCATGCTTGCGGCGCAAGCGGCGTTCGAGGCGTTGAAGCATGGGCGTCAGCGCGACACGCTTGAAGCGTACGATGAGTCTTATCTCGACAGTTCGATCCGCAAAGATCTGTTCGGCGTACGCAATGCGAAGCCGATGCTCACGCGCTTCGGCACTTTCTGGGGCGGTGTCGTTGGCATGTTCGATATGTGGACGACGACGATGTTGGGCGGCTTTTCGTTCTTCGGCACACTCAAGCACGGCAAGGCCGATTATGCTTCGCTGGATAAAGCCAAAAAGCACACGCCGATCGCTTATCCGAAAGCGGACGGCGTGCTGACGTTCGACAAGCTAAGTTCGGTTTATCTTTCGAACACCAATCACGAAGAAGACCAACCTTCGCACCTGACGCTCAAAGATCCGACGATCCCGATCCGGGTGAATCTCCCCGAATACGCCGAGCCAGCGACACGATATTGCCCGGCTGGCGTGTACGAAGTGCTGTACGATGAGGCAGGGGGTAATCCGCGCTTTCAGATCAATGCTCAAAACTGCGTTCACTGCAAAACGTGCGATATTAAAGACCCCAGTCAGAATATAAATTGGGTGACGCCTGAGGGCGGCGGCGGGCCGAACTACGCCAACATGTAG
- a CDS encoding SRPBCC domain-containing protein, with protein sequence MPIEVTQPSDCEVRVLRSFKAPRQLVWDAHTKPALMRRWCIGYPGWTLPICEMDVREGGEYRWRWRSDEDGSEFGFFGMFSDVKEPSKLAHDQYYDPGDMDYAMPVGDPCLITLDLSEANGVTTLVCTMKFVSKDVCDSAVATGMTDGMEVGYARIDDMAKEMA encoded by the coding sequence ATGCCCATCGAAGTCACCCAACCAAGCGACTGCGAAGTTCGCGTCCTCCGCAGCTTCAAAGCACCCCGTCAATTGGTGTGGGATGCGCACACGAAACCGGCGCTGATGCGGAGGTGGTGCATTGGTTACCCGGGATGGACGTTGCCCATTTGCGAAATGGATGTGCGCGAAGGCGGCGAATATCGATGGCGCTGGCGGAGCGATGAAGACGGCAGTGAGTTTGGCTTCTTCGGCATGTTCAGTGACGTCAAAGAACCGTCCAAGCTCGCCCACGATCAATATTACGATCCGGGCGACATGGATTACGCAATGCCGGTTGGCGATCCATGCTTGATCACGCTCGATCTCAGCGAAGCCAATGGCGTCACGACGCTCGTTTGCACGATGAAGTTCGTTTCGAAGGACGTCTGCGATAGCGCGGTCGCCACTGGCATGACTGACGGCATGGAGGTTGGCTACGCGCGTATCGACGATATGGCCAAAGAGATGGCGTAA
- a CDS encoding glycosyltransferase family 4 protein translates to MILDLALVVATAFAASLVVCLAMIWIGPVDAPNEDRKAHRAPTPTSGGIGIGAGYGVGMIVLSLFSIEWRHEVSPQGVAMLWVSALFAYPLLLVGFVDDARRLSAEFKFAVYSVLALAAAWLMGVVIEFRVGDFVLELPFIVGLIGTALWVFTLINVVNFMDGANGMAMGSVAVGLVALSVIALEGNSIGGGAISLCGAGALAGFLIWNFPSGRLFAGDSGALFAGSLAAFGCLIVIARTGMSPMIAPILFFPLLADALLTLLYRVRRGRSLLVGHTEHIYQIALRAGWSHARISLVYWFTMAACGAVGWWASQDETNVAPAACLAVLIVCAIALDVTVRRQAEGAGILKR, encoded by the coding sequence GTGATCCTGGATTTGGCCTTAGTCGTCGCCACGGCGTTTGCCGCGAGCCTCGTCGTATGCCTTGCCATGATCTGGATAGGGCCGGTCGACGCGCCCAATGAAGATCGCAAAGCTCACCGCGCGCCTACGCCGACCAGCGGCGGCATAGGCATCGGCGCCGGTTACGGCGTCGGCATGATCGTGCTCAGCCTGTTCTCGATCGAATGGCGCCATGAGGTCTCGCCGCAGGGCGTGGCGATGCTGTGGGTCTCGGCGCTGTTTGCGTATCCACTCTTGCTGGTTGGTTTTGTCGACGATGCGCGGCGGTTGAGCGCTGAGTTCAAATTCGCTGTCTATTCGGTTTTGGCGCTGGCGGCAGCTTGGCTCATGGGCGTCGTGATCGAGTTTCGTGTTGGCGATTTTGTCCTGGAGCTGCCGTTCATCGTTGGCCTCATCGGCACGGCGCTTTGGGTGTTTACGCTTATCAATGTCGTGAACTTCATGGACGGCGCCAACGGCATGGCCATGGGGTCCGTCGCTGTCGGCCTGGTCGCGTTGAGCGTGATCGCACTTGAAGGCAATTCAATCGGCGGCGGTGCGATCTCGCTTTGCGGCGCGGGTGCGCTCGCGGGGTTTTTGATCTGGAATTTCCCATCTGGACGCTTGTTCGCGGGGGATTCCGGGGCGTTGTTTGCAGGTTCGCTCGCGGCATTTGGCTGTTTGATTGTCATCGCGCGGACCGGCATGTCGCCGATGATTGCGCCAATTCTCTTTTTTCCACTGCTGGCGGATGCGTTGCTCACGCTTCTCTATCGCGTGCGCCGGGGGCGCTCGCTGCTGGTGGGGCACACCGAGCACATTTATCAGATCGCGCTTCGCGCCGGTTGGAGCCATGCCCGGATCTCGCTGGTCTATTGGTTCACGATGGCCGCTTGCGGCGCTGTGGGATGGTGGGCGAGCCAAGATGAAACGAATGTCGCTCCTGCGGCGTGCTTGGCGGTTCTTATCGTGTGCGCAATTGCCTTGGATGTGACGGTGCGCCGCCAGGCCGAAGGCGCCGGAATTCTCAAACGCTAA
- a CDS encoding tetratricopeptide repeat protein has product MRWALLAASVAAAAITANGALAQEAKREPAAQQTRGDQTSAAPFAALRVTSPPNAAADRTYDSPDAALLEADVDYLVREGHRAVTRNDEDGLWYAAAFADDLAAGRYAEARRVLQSSPGGINGSFSDMLEPFLIAAEGNVDRAVERVDAAGDTLPAPLPEVATALLFESAGRLREAAAVYSLMVERLDTTPPGDAEPQTSAEFDRALNAARVTHAVYRAALVSHRLGRVEEARRYYTIVLGFAPRAVDVHTNLARLDAGQPPFEEPLTVVGATGRWMLFVSEFLTQAETLSALIAQRDPVQGFPSTSGAALLQIGTLLANDSDDWRLYAAQETLDAGGVNGAQRIIDQIPATSPFASDAEIVRASIAIERGNDDAAAAAAERALAGAGTRWSIIASVGDIYRRIGHPDRAIPAFDRALTLAQDPKDRADVLGWRAYAHRFSGNVRAATADMRAAYEADPSVDTRLLYVSILMDDPAAWSDGIAMARSLFAEQPDSVLRLNALGYALIQRPEGLEEGYRLLWRGFNYGQSDYAVIDSLGWAYYLYGHFDQSRALIERANDLSRNDPNAEILDHLGDVYWRLNRRDEARTAWRQALEARPDAIRRRDLEQKVARGLTAAAPRQRPLPQVSLPEGPAQRDDL; this is encoded by the coding sequence ATGCGTTGGGCCTTACTGGCGGCAAGTGTCGCGGCGGCGGCGATAACGGCGAACGGCGCCCTTGCGCAAGAAGCGAAGCGAGAGCCAGCAGCGCAACAAACGCGCGGCGATCAGACGAGCGCTGCCCCGTTCGCGGCCCTGCGTGTGACTTCGCCGCCCAACGCCGCTGCCGATCGCACGTATGACTCACCCGATGCGGCGTTGCTGGAAGCTGATGTCGATTATCTCGTGCGTGAAGGCCATCGGGCCGTCACGCGCAACGATGAGGATGGGCTTTGGTACGCTGCGGCGTTCGCGGACGATTTGGCGGCCGGGCGTTACGCCGAAGCACGGCGCGTGCTGCAAAGTTCGCCGGGCGGTATCAACGGTTCGTTCTCCGACATGCTGGAGCCGTTCTTGATCGCAGCTGAAGGCAATGTCGATCGCGCAGTGGAGCGGGTCGATGCGGCTGGCGACACGCTGCCGGCGCCGTTGCCGGAAGTGGCGACGGCGTTGTTGTTTGAATCTGCGGGGCGTCTGCGTGAAGCGGCGGCAGTGTATTCGCTCATGGTTGAGCGGCTCGATACGACGCCCCCGGGCGATGCAGAGCCGCAAACAAGCGCCGAGTTCGATCGGGCGCTGAATGCTGCGCGCGTGACCCATGCCGTGTACCGCGCCGCGCTGGTTTCGCACCGGCTTGGACGTGTTGAGGAAGCTCGTCGCTACTACACGATCGTGCTCGGCTTTGCGCCGCGCGCCGTCGATGTTCACACGAACCTCGCGCGCCTCGATGCGGGTCAGCCGCCGTTTGAAGAGCCGCTAACAGTCGTGGGTGCGACCGGACGCTGGATGCTGTTCGTGTCGGAGTTCTTGACGCAAGCGGAGACGCTGTCGGCGCTGATCGCGCAGCGCGACCCGGTTCAGGGTTTCCCGTCAACGTCCGGCGCCGCACTGCTGCAGATCGGTACTTTGCTGGCGAACGATTCCGATGATTGGCGGCTCTACGCGGCGCAGGAGACGCTCGACGCCGGCGGCGTCAACGGCGCCCAGCGCATCATCGATCAAATCCCGGCGACGAGCCCATTCGCGTCGGACGCCGAGATCGTGCGCGCTTCGATCGCTATCGAACGTGGCAATGACGACGCGGCGGCCGCTGCTGCGGAGCGTGCGCTTGCGGGCGCAGGCACGCGTTGGTCGATCATTGCTTCAGTCGGCGACATTTATCGCCGCATCGGGCATCCAGATCGCGCCATTCCGGCATTCGATCGCGCACTGACTTTGGCGCAAGATCCCAAGGATCGGGCGGATGTACTGGGCTGGCGCGCGTATGCGCATCGCTTCTCAGGCAATGTACGCGCCGCGACTGCAGATATGCGCGCCGCATACGAGGCCGATCCGAGCGTCGATACGCGGCTGCTCTATGTTTCGATCCTGATGGACGATCCAGCGGCGTGGAGCGATGGCATCGCCATGGCGCGTTCGTTGTTTGCTGAACAGCCGGACTCGGTGCTGCGTCTCAATGCCTTGGGCTACGCATTGATCCAACGTCCTGAAGGGCTTGAAGAGGGCTACCGGCTTTTGTGGCGCGGTTTCAATTACGGCCAAAGCGACTACGCGGTGATCGATAGCTTGGGGTGGGCGTATTATCTTTATGGTCACTTTGATCAGTCGCGTGCCCTGATCGAGCGGGCCAACGACCTCTCGCGCAATGATCCGAACGCGGAAATTTTGGATCACCTTGGCGATGTCTATTGGCGTCTGAACCGCCGCGATGAAGCGCGCACGGCATGGCGCCAAGCGCTTGAAGCGCGGCCTGACGCCATTCGCCGCCGCGATCTTGAGCAGAAGGTTGCGCGTGGTTTGACTGCTGCAGCGCCGCGTCAGCGTCCGTTGCCGCAAGTGTCGCTGCCGGAAGGCCCGGCACAGCGGGACGATCTCTAA